One stretch of Segatella copri DNA includes these proteins:
- a CDS encoding adenylate kinase, with protein sequence MKNIVIFGAPGAGKGTQSDKMIEKYGLGHISTGDVLRNEIKNGTELGKTAKGYIDNGQLIPDELMIDILASVYDSFGKDHAGVIFDGFPRTTPQAEALKKMLSERGHKIAAMIELAVPEDELMARLINRGKESGRSDDNEETIKKRLNVYHTQTAPLIDWYEKEGIHHHIEGLGTVDEIFARVCNVIDNL encoded by the coding sequence ATGAAAAATATCGTAATTTTCGGCGCTCCAGGTGCAGGTAAAGGCACACAGAGCGACAAGATGATCGAGAAGTATGGTCTCGGTCACATTTCTACAGGTGACGTACTTCGTAACGAAATCAAGAACGGTACAGAACTTGGTAAGACAGCTAAGGGTTATATCGACAATGGTCAGTTGATTCCAGACGAGTTGATGATCGACATCCTCGCAAGCGTATACGATAGCTTCGGTAAGGATCACGCTGGTGTTATCTTCGATGGTTTCCCACGTACCACTCCACAGGCTGAGGCTCTGAAGAAGATGCTTTCTGAGCGTGGTCATAAGATTGCTGCGATGATTGAGTTGGCTGTTCCTGAGGATGAGCTGATGGCTCGCCTGATTAACCGCGGTAAGGAAAGCGGCCGTTCTGATGATAACGAGGAGACTATCAAGAAGCGTCTCAATGTTTATCATACACAGACTGCTCCGCTCATCGACTGGTATGAGAAGGAAGGCATTCATCACCACATCGAGGGTCTCGGTACTGTAGATGAAATCTTCGCTCGTGTTTGCAATGTAATCGACAACTTGTAA
- a CDS encoding class II fructose-bisphosphate aldolase yields MAVDYKKIGLVNTKEMFARAIKGGWAVPAFNFNNLEQLQAIIQASSTLKSPVILQVSKGARKYANPTLLRYLAEGAVEYAKELGCNHPEIVLHLDHGDSFETCKSCVDFGFSSVMIDGSALPYEENIALTKKVVDYAHQFGVTVEGELGVLAGVEDDVVAEESHYTKPEEVVDFATRTGVDSLAISIGTSHGAYKFKPEQCTRDPKTGHLVPPPLAFDVLAAVEEQLPGFPIVLHGSSSVPQEYVDIINKFGGKLPDAVGIPEEQLTKASESAVCKINIDSDSRLAFTAGVRETLALHPEYFDPRQYCGKAREYMVDLYSHKIKDVLHSDNKLANLD; encoded by the coding sequence ATGGCAGTAGATTACAAGAAAATCGGTCTTGTGAACACTAAGGAAATGTTCGCAAGAGCTATCAAGGGCGGTTGGGCCGTTCCTGCTTTCAACTTCAATAACTTGGAGCAGCTCCAGGCTATCATCCAGGCTTCTTCTACTTTGAAGTCACCAGTTATCCTTCAGGTTTCTAAGGGTGCTCGTAAGTATGCTAACCCTACATTGCTCCGCTACTTGGCTGAGGGTGCTGTAGAGTATGCTAAGGAGTTGGGTTGCAACCATCCTGAGATCGTTCTTCACCTCGATCACGGTGATAGCTTCGAGACATGTAAGAGCTGTGTAGACTTCGGTTTCTCTTCTGTAATGATCGACGGTTCTGCTCTTCCATACGAGGAGAACATCGCTTTGACAAAGAAGGTTGTTGACTACGCTCATCAGTTCGGTGTAACTGTAGAGGGTGAGCTCGGTGTCCTCGCTGGTGTTGAGGATGACGTAGTAGCTGAGGAGTCTCACTATACAAAGCCTGAGGAGGTTGTTGATTTCGCTACACGTACAGGTGTTGATTCATTGGCTATCTCTATCGGTACTTCTCACGGTGCTTACAAGTTCAAGCCAGAGCAGTGCACACGTGACCCTAAGACTGGTCACCTCGTTCCTCCTCCATTGGCATTCGACGTATTGGCAGCAGTTGAGGAGCAGCTTCCTGGTTTCCCTATCGTTCTCCACGGTTCTTCTTCAGTTCCTCAGGAGTATGTTGATATCATCAACAAGTTCGGTGGTAAGTTGCCAGATGCAGTTGGTATCCCAGAGGAGCAGTTGACTAAGGCTTCTGAGAGCGCTGTTTGCAAGATCAATATCGACTCTGACTCTCGTCTTGCTTTCACAGCAGGTGTTCGTGAGACATTGGCTCTTCATCCAGAGTACTTCGACCCACGTCAGTACTGCGGTAAGGCTCGTGAGTACATGGTTGACCTCTATAGCCACAAGATCAAGGATGTTCTTCATTCTGACAACAAGTTGGCTAACCTCGACTAA
- a CDS encoding sugar MFS transporter, producing the protein MNMLTEQQTETNQTNDRKYLVPFILITSLFFLWGFARAILDVLNKHFQNALHISITHSALIQVTTYLGYFLMAIPAGFFINRYGYRRGVVFGLLLFGIGALLFIPGAAVGSFSAFLLCLFIIGCGLVFLETAANPYVTELGAKETATSRLNLSQSFNGLGGIFATLCIGQFLFNHTEEGGNVVVPYTILGILVLVIALVFSRVDLPEISHVATAEDEAAGSNISKLFSHHKMFVFGLLALLSYEVAEISINSYFINFVTGMKWMDDRTASVALTCALAFFMVGRFLGSWIMRRIKATTMLLICAVGCVVCILLVLSNLGKLSLVALLCNYMFEAIMFPTIFSIALTGLGNLTKTASSLLMMTPIGGCGFLLMGLIADRTHFTLPFLVPLVGFVIVLAYAVREYKLAKK; encoded by the coding sequence ATGAATATGTTAACAGAACAACAGACAGAAACAAATCAGACAAACGACAGGAAATATCTTGTCCCGTTCATTCTCATTACGTCGCTCTTCTTTTTGTGGGGCTTCGCTCGTGCCATTCTGGATGTACTCAACAAGCACTTCCAGAATGCTCTGCACATCAGTATTACTCATTCCGCCCTTATTCAGGTTACCACCTATCTGGGTTATTTCCTGATGGCAATACCTGCTGGCTTCTTTATCAACCGGTATGGTTATCGCCGTGGCGTGGTCTTCGGTCTGCTCCTCTTTGGTATTGGCGCTTTGCTCTTTATCCCGGGTGCTGCGGTGGGCAGTTTCTCAGCATTCCTGCTCTGCCTTTTCATTATCGGGTGCGGTCTGGTGTTTTTGGAAACAGCCGCCAATCCTTATGTTACCGAACTGGGTGCCAAGGAAACAGCTACCAGCCGACTGAACTTATCGCAGTCGTTTAATGGATTGGGTGGCATTTTCGCCACACTTTGCATCGGTCAGTTCCTCTTCAACCATACCGAAGAGGGCGGCAATGTGGTGGTGCCTTATACCATTCTGGGTATTCTGGTGCTGGTGATAGCTCTGGTCTTCTCGCGTGTAGATTTACCGGAAATCAGTCATGTGGCAACAGCAGAAGATGAAGCAGCCGGTTCTAATATCAGCAAACTCTTTTCCCATCACAAGATGTTTGTGTTTGGACTTCTGGCTTTGCTGAGCTATGAAGTGGCAGAGATTTCAATCAATTCCTATTTCATCAATTTCGTAACGGGCATGAAATGGATGGACGACCGCACGGCTTCCGTAGCCCTGACTTGTGCGCTGGCATTCTTTATGGTAGGCAGATTCCTTGGTTCCTGGATTATGCGCCGAATCAAGGCTACAACGATGTTGCTGATCTGTGCTGTGGGGTGTGTTGTCTGTATACTTTTAGTTCTGTCAAATCTGGGTAAGCTATCGCTGGTAGCCCTGCTTTGCAACTATATGTTCGAGGCCATCATGTTCCCTACCATCTTCAGTATCGCCCTCACGGGTTTGGGCAACCTAACCAAGACAGCCTCTTCGCTTCTGATGATGACGCCAATAGGAGGTTGCGGCTTCCTGTTGATGGGACTCATCGCCGACCGTACTCATTTCACGCTTCCTTTCCTGGTACCGCTCGTAGGATTTGTCATCGTTCTGGCTTATGCGGTTCGTGAATATAAACTTGCCAAGAAGTAA
- a CDS encoding DUF6722 family protein, with product MWEKISDYCLDVSKYFLTAVFVASLMVDLGEMRWLLYAISGVLATIFFCAGLFFISKSKDEKERKYKTTRKYNNKNRRT from the coding sequence ATGTGGGAGAAAATAAGTGATTATTGCTTGGATGTCTCCAAGTACTTCTTGACTGCTGTATTTGTCGCATCTTTAATGGTGGATTTGGGTGAAATGCGGTGGTTGCTTTATGCAATTAGTGGCGTTTTGGCAACAATCTTCTTTTGTGCAGGTTTGTTCTTCATATCCAAAAGTAAGGATGAGAAAGAAAGGAAGTATAAAACAACTCGAAAGTATAACAATAAAAATAGGAGGACATAA
- the hpt gene encoding hypoxanthine phosphoribosyltransferase, with amino-acid sequence MSIVKIKDKSFKTSIPEAEILKKVQVVADRLNKDYAGKKPVFLAVLNGAFIFAADLMRMITVPSEISFVKYASYEGTSSTGSMKTLMGLNQDLAGRHVVIVEDIVDSGFTMAHMIEDLKKLNLASVEVCSLLVKPGNLKVDLDINYAVMEIPNDFIVGYGLDYDQEGRNLRDIYTIVEE; translated from the coding sequence ATGAGCATAGTAAAGATCAAGGATAAGAGCTTCAAGACATCGATTCCTGAGGCTGAGATTCTGAAGAAAGTACAGGTCGTAGCAGACCGTCTGAACAAGGATTATGCAGGCAAGAAACCTGTCTTCCTGGCAGTATTGAACGGCGCATTTATCTTTGCAGCCGACTTGATGCGAATGATTACCGTGCCAAGCGAGATTTCATTCGTGAAGTATGCTTCTTACGAGGGTACCTCCTCTACGGGCAGCATGAAGACCCTGATGGGTTTGAACCAGGATTTGGCAGGCCGCCACGTGGTTATCGTAGAGGACATCGTAGATTCCGGTTTCACCATGGCTCACATGATTGAAGACCTGAAGAAGCTGAACCTAGCCAGCGTTGAGGTTTGTTCCCTCCTCGTGAAACCAGGCAACTTGAAGGTTGATCTTGATATCAACTATGCTGTTATGGAAATCCCTAACGATTTCATCGTAGGATATGGATTGGATTATGACCAAGAAGGCAGAAACCTCCGCGACATCTACACCATTGTAGAAGAATAG
- a CDS encoding PEP/pyruvate-binding domain-containing protein, producing MENNIPQEWNKFYLKDVSFVNLMMRRIYNVLIVANPYDAFMLEDDGRIEEKIYNEYMELGLRYPPTFTQVSTTEEAAAVLRSTVIDLVICMPGNADNDAFDVARDIKGKFPNIHCVVLTPFSHGITKRMQNEDLSIFDYVFCWLGNTNLILSIIKLIEDKMNLEHDIQEAGVQMILLVEDSIRFYSSILPNLYNYILEQSKNFSQEALNRHAATMRMRGRPKVVLARTYEEAQKLYDKYSDNTLGVISDARFPLKSAAKAFGNEVMPEEKPKHRTDTFGREKCPDAGLQLFRYIRKNDPFVPLIIESSESENRAKAEAEGFRFVDKNSKKMSVDLRRLMEEHMGFGDFIFRDPKTHEEIMRIHSLKELQDNIFNIPNDSMLYHISRNHMSRWLCARAIFPVSAFLKHVTWEKLQDVDAHRQIIFDAIVQYRHMKNIGVVAVFDRMKFDKYAHFARIGEGSLGGKGRGLAFLDNIIKRHPEFNQFENATVQIPKTVVLCTDIFDEFMMSNNLYPIALSDASDDEILKHFLHAQLSDSLIADFFTFFEATKSPIAIRSSSLLEDAHYQPFAGIYSTYMIPYLEDKYQMLQMLACAIKGVYASVFYRDSKAYMTATSNVIDQEKMAVILQQVVGKDYGTRFYPTMSGVLRSLNYYPIGDEEAEEGIASLALGLGKYIVDGGQTLRVCPYHPNQVLQTSETELALRDTQTQFYALDMKHVGNDFKVDDGFNILKLRVKDAVEDQSLTYIASTFDPYDQVINDGVYENGRKLITFSSVLQHGVVPLPEILQMSMKYGAGAMRRPVEIEFACNINNDRSCEFYLLQIRPIVDAKEMLDEDVKAIPDSDCLLRSHNSLGHGISEDVVDVVYVKYDDHFSAMNNFYVADDIERINRKFLADGKNYVLIGPGRWGSSDHYLGVPVKWPHISAARVIVEVALKNYNIDPSQGTHFFQNLTSFGVGYFTVDTNTGEGGFVNKEILDAMPAVEETQYVRHVRFEYPMRILMDGKKQEGAVLIPKE from the coding sequence ATGGAAAATAATATACCTCAGGAGTGGAATAAATTCTACTTGAAAGACGTATCGTTTGTGAATCTGATGATGCGCCGTATCTACAATGTATTGATTGTAGCCAATCCTTACGATGCGTTCATGCTTGAAGATGATGGACGTATCGAAGAGAAGATATATAATGAATATATGGAGCTGGGTCTCCGCTATCCGCCAACCTTTACTCAGGTTTCTACTACCGAAGAGGCTGCTGCCGTGCTGCGTTCTACCGTCATTGATCTTGTGATTTGCATGCCTGGCAATGCTGATAATGATGCCTTCGACGTAGCGCGCGACATCAAGGGTAAGTTTCCCAATATCCATTGTGTAGTTCTTACGCCTTTCTCTCATGGTATTACCAAGCGTATGCAGAATGAAGACTTGAGTATCTTCGATTATGTCTTCTGCTGGCTTGGCAACACCAATCTTATTCTTTCTATCATCAAGCTGATAGAGGATAAGATGAATCTTGAACATGACATACAGGAAGCAGGCGTGCAGATGATTCTCCTGGTAGAAGATTCTATCCGTTTCTATAGTTCTATATTGCCTAATCTTTATAATTATATATTGGAGCAGAGCAAGAACTTTTCTCAGGAGGCTCTGAACCGGCATGCGGCTACCATGCGTATGCGTGGCCGTCCTAAGGTGGTTTTGGCTCGTACTTACGAGGAAGCCCAGAAACTGTATGATAAGTATTCTGATAACACGTTGGGTGTAATCAGCGATGCACGTTTCCCGTTAAAGAGTGCTGCCAAAGCTTTTGGTAATGAGGTGATGCCTGAAGAGAAGCCTAAGCATCGTACAGATACTTTCGGTCGCGAGAAATGTCCTGATGCAGGTTTGCAACTCTTCCGTTATATCAGGAAGAACGATCCTTTCGTTCCGCTTATCATAGAAAGTTCTGAAAGTGAGAACCGTGCGAAGGCAGAGGCAGAAGGTTTCCGCTTTGTTGACAAGAACTCGAAGAAGATGAGCGTAGATCTTCGCCGTCTGATGGAAGAGCACATGGGCTTTGGCGATTTCATATTCCGTGATCCTAAGACTCATGAGGAAATTATGCGCATTCATAGTTTGAAGGAATTGCAGGATAACATCTTCAATATTCCTAACGATTCCATGCTCTATCATATCAGCCGCAACCACATGAGCCGTTGGCTTTGTGCTCGTGCCATCTTCCCTGTATCTGCTTTCCTGAAGCATGTTACCTGGGAGAAATTACAGGATGTAGATGCTCACCGACAGATTATCTTCGATGCTATCGTGCAGTATCGTCACATGAAAAACATCGGTGTAGTGGCTGTTTTCGACCGCATGAAGTTTGACAAGTATGCCCACTTTGCCCGCATCGGTGAAGGTTCCCTGGGCGGAAAGGGTAGGGGACTAGCCTTCCTCGACAACATCATCAAGCGCCATCCTGAGTTCAACCAGTTTGAGAATGCCACCGTGCAGATTCCGAAGACCGTGGTGCTCTGTACCGATATCTTCGACGAGTTCATGATGAGCAACAATCTCTATCCGATAGCTTTGAGTGATGCTAGCGACGATGAGATTCTGAAGCACTTCCTGCATGCCCAGCTGTCCGATTCGCTGATAGCCGACTTCTTCACCTTCTTTGAGGCAACCAAGAGTCCTATCGCAATCCGTTCAAGTTCGCTGCTCGAAGATGCCCACTATCAGCCGTTTGCCGGTATTTATTCTACCTATATGATTCCGTATCTGGAAGATAAGTATCAGATGCTGCAGATGCTGGCCTGTGCCATCAAGGGTGTCTATGCTTCTGTGTTCTATCGCGACTCGAAGGCTTACATGACTGCTACGAGCAATGTCATCGATCAGGAAAAGATGGCTGTTATCTTGCAGCAGGTTGTGGGTAAAGACTATGGTACAAGGTTTTATCCTACCATGAGCGGTGTGCTCCGTTCGCTCAATTATTATCCGATAGGTGATGAAGAGGCTGAAGAGGGTATAGCCAGTCTTGCCTTGGGCTTGGGTAAATATATCGTAGATGGAGGTCAGACCCTTCGTGTTTGTCCTTACCATCCGAATCAGGTGCTCCAGACATCGGAAACCGAGCTGGCTCTGCGCGACACCCAGACCCAGTTCTATGCGCTGGATATGAAGCATGTGGGCAATGATTTCAAGGTAGACGATGGCTTTAATATTCTCAAACTCCGGGTGAAGGATGCTGTAGAAGACCAGAGTCTTACCTATATCGCATCTACTTTCGATCCGTACGATCAGGTCATCAATGATGGAGTCTATGAGAATGGCCGCAAACTGATAACCTTCTCAAGTGTGCTCCAGCATGGAGTAGTGCCTTTGCCAGAGATACTGCAGATGTCGATGAAGTATGGAGCAGGCGCTATGCGCAGACCTGTGGAGATTGAGTTTGCCTGCAATATCAATAATGACAGGAGCTGCGAATTCTATCTTCTTCAGATTCGTCCTATCGTCGATGCCAAGGAAATGCTTGATGAAGATGTGAAGGCTATCCCTGATTCCGACTGCCTGTTGCGTTCGCACAATTCGTTGGGTCATGGAATCAGCGAAGATGTGGTTGATGTGGTTTATGTGAAGTATGATGACCATTTCTCTGCGATGAATAATTTTTATGTAGCCGATGATATAGAACGAATCAACCGCAAGTTCCTTGCTGACGGCAAGAACTATGTGCTGATAGGTCCTGGCCGTTGGGGCTCCAGCGACCATTATCTGGGTGTACCTGTAAAGTGGCCGCATATCAGCGCTGCCCGGGTTATCGTAGAGGTGGCTCTGAAGAATTACAATATCGATCCAAGCCAAGGTACTCACTTCTTCCAGAACCTCACCTCTTTTGGCGTGGGATACTTTACAGTAGATACAAATACCGGTGAAGGCGGCTTTGTAAATAAGGAAATCCTGGATGCAATGCCGGCTGTCGAGGAGACGCAATATGTCCGTCATGTGCGCTTTGAATACCCGATGAGAATTCTGATGGATGGAAAGAAACAGGAGGGAGCCGTCTTGATTCCGAAGGAATGA
- the obgE gene encoding GTPase ObgE, which produces MAESNFVDYVKIQCRSGKGGKGSMHLRHVKYQPNGGPDGGDGGRGGSIYLRGNHNYWTLLHLKYQRHFFAEHGGNGGRDKCHGTDGKDIYIDVPCGTVVYNAETGKFVCDVAYDGQEVLLLKGGRGGLGNFQFRTSTNQAPRYAQPGEPMQEMTIIMELKLLADVGLVGFPNAGKSTLLSAVSSARPKIANYPFTTLEPSLGIVDYRDHQSFVMADIPGIIEGASEGKGLGLRFLRHIERNSLLLFMVPGDTDDIKKEYEVLLGELENFNPEMLDKHRVLAITKCDLLDEELIEMLKETLPTDLPVVFISSVTGQGIQELKDVLWKELNSESNKLQEITAEDTLVHRDKDMSRFQQELAAEGEDVVEYIDEDEIEDVDDLDDFEYE; this is translated from the coding sequence ATGGCTGAATCCAATTTCGTAGACTACGTAAAGATACAATGCCGCTCTGGTAAGGGTGGCAAGGGCTCCATGCACCTGCGCCACGTAAAGTACCAGCCTAACGGCGGTCCTGACGGTGGCGACGGCGGACGTGGAGGAAGCATCTATCTCCGCGGCAACCATAACTACTGGACGTTGCTGCACCTCAAGTATCAGCGCCACTTCTTCGCCGAGCATGGTGGAAACGGTGGCCGTGATAAGTGTCATGGAACCGATGGCAAGGATATTTATATCGATGTGCCTTGCGGTACCGTGGTATATAATGCCGAAACAGGCAAGTTTGTATGCGATGTGGCTTATGACGGGCAGGAAGTTCTGCTCCTCAAGGGCGGTCGTGGCGGATTGGGCAACTTCCAGTTCCGCACTTCTACCAACCAGGCTCCTCGCTATGCGCAGCCGGGCGAACCTATGCAGGAGATGACCATCATCATGGAGCTCAAGCTCCTTGCCGATGTAGGTCTGGTAGGTTTCCCTAATGCCGGTAAGTCAACTTTGCTGAGTGCCGTATCAAGTGCCCGTCCTAAGATTGCAAACTATCCGTTTACTACGCTCGAACCATCGCTGGGTATCGTAGATTATCGCGATCACCAGAGTTTTGTCATGGCTGATATTCCTGGCATCATCGAGGGTGCGAGCGAAGGAAAAGGTTTGGGCTTGCGATTCCTCCGTCATATTGAGCGCAACTCTCTGCTGCTCTTCATGGTTCCGGGCGATACTGACGACATCAAGAAAGAATATGAAGTATTGCTGGGCGAACTGGAGAACTTTAATCCTGAGATGCTCGACAAGCATCGCGTGCTGGCTATCACCAAGTGTGATCTGCTCGACGAAGAACTGATTGAAATGCTCAAGGAAACCTTGCCTACCGATCTTCCGGTGGTCTTCATCTCGTCTGTTACCGGACAGGGTATCCAGGAACTGAAGGATGTGCTCTGGAAGGAACTCAATTCTGAGAGCAACAAGCTTCAGGAGATTACTGCAGAAGATACGCTTGTTCACCGTGACAAGGATATGTCTCGCTTCCAGCAGGAACTGGCTGCAGAGGGCGAGGATGTAGTAGAATATATTGATGAGGATGAAATCGAGGATGTTGACGACCTCGATGATTTCGAATACGAGTAA
- a CDS encoding NAD(P)H-hydrate dehydratase has translation MKIFTSAQIHELDKYTIEHEPISSLNLMERAAKALTRAIEEEWSNRTPVVVFAGPGNNGGDALAVARMLSEDGYDVSVYLFNVQNKLSADCLANKKRLLDAKRVKFTEITTNLDPPKLNAETLVVDGLFGSGLNKPLAGGFAAMVKYINQSPAKVVSIDIPSGLMTEDNSYNIHANIIRASLTLTLQQKKLSMLMADNQQYLGRLRVLDIRLSQEFIQNTECRCRILEENDIRPLLKSRSDFAHKGSMGNALLIAGSYGMSGASVLATKACLRTGAGKVTAHTPKRNYEIMQISVPEAVLQMDAEETIFSEPVDTEMFDALGVGPGLGQNETTAIALIAQLRRATCPLVIDADALNILSSHRAWMQQLPKNIIMTPHPKEFDRLAGNASSSCTERLLKASELAERLQAYIILKGHYSALCHPDGKIDFCSTGNSGMATAGSGDVLTGIITGLLARGYKQEDACRLGMHLHGLAGDLAAKDLGKESLIASDIIQYLPKAFLRLEE, from the coding sequence ATGAAGATTTTCACAAGCGCTCAGATTCATGAGTTAGATAAATATACCATTGAGCACGAACCTATCAGTTCGCTCAACCTGATGGAACGTGCAGCCAAAGCGCTGACACGTGCCATAGAAGAGGAATGGTCTAACCGCACTCCAGTGGTCGTTTTCGCCGGTCCGGGAAATAACGGCGGCGATGCGCTTGCTGTGGCGAGAATGCTCAGCGAGGATGGATATGATGTAAGTGTATACCTCTTTAATGTGCAGAATAAACTGTCGGCAGACTGTCTTGCCAACAAGAAGCGTCTGCTGGATGCAAAGAGAGTGAAATTTACTGAGATTACCACTAACCTGGACCCTCCTAAGCTCAATGCAGAAACGCTGGTGGTGGACGGACTCTTTGGAAGCGGGCTCAACAAACCATTGGCTGGCGGATTCGCCGCGATGGTGAAATATATCAACCAGAGTCCTGCCAAGGTAGTAAGCATCGATATCCCTTCGGGACTGATGACCGAGGACAATTCCTATAATATCCATGCCAACATCATCCGTGCCAGTCTGACCCTTACCCTGCAGCAGAAGAAACTGTCGATGCTGATGGCGGATAACCAGCAGTACCTGGGCAGACTGCGCGTTCTCGACATCCGACTTTCCCAGGAATTCATCCAGAATACGGAATGCCGGTGCCGCATACTCGAAGAGAACGACATCCGTCCGCTCCTGAAATCGCGCAGCGACTTTGCCCATAAAGGCAGCATGGGTAATGCGCTGCTCATAGCGGGAAGTTACGGCATGAGCGGCGCTTCTGTATTAGCCACCAAGGCTTGTCTGAGAACAGGTGCGGGCAAGGTTACAGCCCATACCCCAAAACGGAATTATGAAATCATGCAGATTTCGGTACCTGAAGCGGTACTGCAGATGGATGCTGAAGAAACCATATTCAGCGAACCGGTAGATACAGAGATGTTCGATGCGCTGGGCGTAGGTCCCGGATTGGGACAGAACGAAACAACAGCCATCGCCCTCATCGCCCAACTGCGCCGTGCTACCTGTCCGCTCGTCATTGATGCCGATGCGCTCAATATTCTTTCCAGCCACAGGGCGTGGATGCAGCAGTTGCCAAAGAATATCATCATGACACCCCATCCGAAGGAGTTCGACCGGCTTGCCGGCAATGCGAGCAGCAGCTGTACCGAAAGACTGCTGAAGGCAAGCGAACTGGCTGAACGCCTCCAGGCATACATTATATTAAAGGGACATTATTCTGCACTCTGCCACCCTGACGGGAAGATTGACTTCTGCAGTACGGGCAACAGCGGTATGGCTACAGCAGGCAGCGGTGATGTACTGACAGGTATCATCACCGGTCTTCTGGCAAGAGGATACAAACAGGAAGATGCCTGTCGCCTGGGTATGCATCTTCATGGTCTGGCTGGCGATCTTGCTGCTAAAGATCTGGGCAAAGAAAGCCTCATCGCCAGCGACATTATCCAGTATCTTCCGAAAGCATTTCTCAGATTGGAAGAATAA
- a CDS encoding DUF5106 domain-containing protein, protein MMARFIFLSFFMLVGALAPTKAQNSFPYPALPDSLRSVEQRAAYLSEHYWDNFNFSDTLELANKEMAEQGFVNFIDILARFDQEIAQKGIAAFTAKAYQQKTSKEKFESLIEHYYENPESPMHNDRVYALFLEDMAKSPYFDETEKERIGFKLKQARKNLPGTQATNISFMLEDGKPHQLSDYREKKVILYFYDPDCENCHKISAWLDKQTIPDGISLLRIVADNRLSTIYGLKAMPTIYLLDKENKVILKDCTPEQLMETLRGNENNR, encoded by the coding sequence ATGATGGCAAGATTCATATTCCTCAGTTTCTTCATGCTGGTTGGAGCCTTAGCCCCAACCAAGGCTCAGAACAGTTTCCCATACCCTGCTCTGCCAGACAGTCTGCGAAGCGTAGAGCAACGTGCTGCATACCTGAGCGAGCACTATTGGGACAACTTCAACTTTTCCGACACCCTGGAACTGGCAAACAAGGAGATGGCAGAACAGGGCTTTGTCAACTTCATCGATATTCTGGCACGTTTCGACCAGGAAATAGCCCAGAAGGGGATTGCTGCCTTTACCGCCAAAGCTTACCAGCAGAAGACATCCAAAGAGAAGTTTGAAAGCCTCATCGAGCATTATTATGAGAATCCTGAGTCGCCCATGCACAACGACAGGGTATATGCCCTATTTCTGGAAGACATGGCTAAATCGCCATACTTCGATGAAACCGAGAAAGAAAGAATAGGATTTAAACTGAAACAGGCGAGAAAGAACTTGCCTGGCACACAGGCTACCAATATCAGTTTTATGCTGGAAGACGGCAAGCCTCATCAGTTGAGCGATTACCGGGAAAAGAAGGTTATCTTATATTTCTACGATCCTGACTGCGAGAACTGCCACAAGATATCTGCATGGCTCGACAAACAGACAATACCAGACGGCATCAGTCTGCTCCGCATCGTAGCAGATAACCGATTGAGCACGATTTACGGGCTCAAAGCCATGCCAACCATTTACCTGTTGGATAAAGAGAATAAGGTGATATTAAAAGACTGTACACCAGAACAGCTCATGGAAACGCTAAGGGGAAATGAAAACAACAGATAG